One Bombus fervidus isolate BK054 chromosome 5, iyBomFerv1, whole genome shotgun sequence DNA window includes the following coding sequences:
- the Akhr gene encoding adipokinetic hormone receptor — MIYYQEFLKILGYIMENGIKMISSTELPNSRTNISNEVELPIDMHFNEGHIVSIVFYSVLMIISAIGNTTVLVLIMRRKRVSKSRIHTMLMHLAIADLLVTFLMMPLEIGWAVTVSWKAGDAMCRIMAFFRMFGLYLSSFILVCISMDRYYAIIRPLQLWDVNRRGKIMLCIAWVGSIVCSMPQMLVFHLETHPNITWYSQCVTFNAFPTYTHEITYSLFGMIMMYWFPLVVIIYTYANILLEICRRSKKSEDKIRRSSMAFLTRAKIRTLKMTVIIVAVFFICWTPYYVMSLWYWIDRNSAYKVDQRIQKGLFLFACTNSCMNPIVYGAFNIRDRNKTSVRPTTIETRVTPLSLSLKLLD, encoded by the exons atgatttattatcAAG aatttctaaaaatattggGATACATTATggaaaatggaataaaaatgattagtTCTACGGAACTGCCCAATTCGCGGacaaatatttcgaatgaAGTGGAATTACCGATTGATATGCATTTCAACGAAGGCCACATTGTTAGTATTGTCTTTTACAGCGTGTTAATGATAATATCTGCAATCGGAAACACGACGGTGTTAGTATTAATTATGCGTCGCAAACGTGTATCCAAATCGAGGATACACACGATGTTAATGCATCTTGCGATCGCTGATCTACTT GTAACTTTTTTAATGATGCCACTCGAAATCGGTTGGGCGGTCACAGTCTCCTGGAAAGCAGGAGACGCGATGTGCCGAATAATGGCTTTTTTTAGGATGTTCGGTCTGTACTTATCATCTTTCATTCTGGTATGCATAAGTATGGACAG aTATTATGCAATAATAAGACCATTGCAATTGTGGGATGTTAATAGAAGAGGAAAAATTATGTTATGCATCGCTTGGGTGGGATCTATCGTATGTTCAATGCCTCAG atGCTAGTATTTCACCTGGAAACTCATCCGAATATCACATGGTATTCACAATGTGTCACGTTTAATGCATTTCCAACATATACTCACGAAATAACTTATTCTCTCTTTGGAATGATCATGATGTATTGGTTTCCCCTtgtcgtaataatatatacctACGCCAACATTTTACTGGAAATATGCAGAAGATCGAAAAAAAGCGAag ATAAAATTCGTCGTTCTTCTATGGCTTTTCTTACACGAGCGAAGATACGAACTTTAAAGATGACGGTGATCATTGTTGCTGTATTCTTTATTTGCTGGACACCATATTACGTAATGAGTCTTTG GTATTGGATTGATCGAAATTCAGCATATAAAGTCGATCAACGAATCCAGAAAGGTCTCTTTCTATTCGCATGCACAAATTCCTGCATGAATCCTATTGTTTATGGTGCATTTAATATTAGAGATCGTAATAag ACATCTGTAAGACCAACTACTATAGAAACTCGAGTCACTCCATTGTCACTGTCACTCAAGCTTCTTGATTAA
- the Pgant7 gene encoding N-acetylgalactosaminyltransferase 7 gives MRIVQLRRNRLFSIIICSIFLLYTLYIAINFFSDKPINNLKEYWSDSLKVKQVPVLSKELGNFELKHVSIRSGPGEGGKPYILRDDQQNDVQQSEIDYGMNMVCSDEISLDRSILDTRMPECKHWNYPEVLPRTSVIIVFHNEGWSVLLRTVHSVINRTPSQFLEEILLVDDFSDKDNLKGDLDSYIERWEGKVKLIRNDKREGLIRTRSRGAREAKGEVIVFLDAHCEVNVNWLPPLLAPIAVDRTVMTVPIIDGIDHKTFEYRPVYQEGHLYRGIFEWGMLYKENELPAREKKSRPYNSMPYKSPTHAGGLFAINREYFLSLGGYDDGLLVWGGENFELSFKIWQCGGSILWVPCSHVGHVYRGFMPYTFGKLAQKKKGPLITINYKRVVETWFDDKHKEFFYTREPLAQLLDHGDISEQLEFKRRKRCKSFQWYMENVAYDVFDKFPELPPNIHWGELRNIATGMCLDTMSHSPPSLMATTDCHGFGNNQLIRLNAKGQLGVGERCISADSQGVKFVFCRLGTVDGPWQYDEKTKTLLHRVHKKCMALHPQTQQLSLMPCDINNTYQQWSFHQIHPKW, from the exons GTACCAGTTCTATCAAAAGAGCTTGGTAATTTTGAGCTCAAACATGTATCAATTAGAAGTGGACCTGGAGAAGGAGGTAAACCTTATATCCTTAGGGATGATCAACAGAATGATGTTCAACAATCAGAAATAGATTATGGCATGAATATGGTGTGCTcggatgaaatttcattagataGATCGATCCTTGATACAAGAATGCCTGA ATGTAAACACTGGAATTATCCAGAAGTACTCCCCCGAACTAGTGTAATTATAGTATTTCATAATGAAGGTTGGTCTGTATTACTGAGAACTGTTCACAGTGTGATAAATCGTACTCCCTCACAATTTTTGGAAGAAATTTTACTTGTAGATGACTTTTCTGATAAAG ataatttaaaaGGAGATTTAGATTCATATATAGAACGGTGGGAAggtaaagtaaaattaataagGAATGATAAAAGAGAAGGTTTAATAAGAACAAGATCACGTGGTGCACGTGAAGCTAAGGGTGAAGTTATAGTGTTTTTGGATGCACATTGTGAAGTTAATGTTAACTGGTTACCACCTCTCTTAGCCCCAATAGCTGTTGATAG aaCTGTGATGACAGTTCCCATTATTGATGGTATTGATCATAAGACCTTTGAGTATCGACCTGTGTATCAAGAAGGACATTTATATAGAGGTATTTTTGAATGGGGAATGTTGTATAAAGAAAATGAACTACCTGCACGAGAGAAAAAATCTCGGCCTTATAACAGCATGCCATACAA GTCTCCTACTCACGCCGGTGGTTTATTTGCGATAAATCGTGAATACTTTTTGTCATTGGGTGGATATGATGACGGATTACTTGTGTGGGGTGGAGAAAACTTTGAGTTATCATTCAAAATATGGCAGTGTGGGGGAAGTATTCTTTGGGTACCATGTTCGCATGTTGGTCATGTGTATAGAGGGTTTATGCCTTATACATTTGGAAAATTGGctcaaaagaaaaagggacCGCTGATAACCATA AATTATAAAAGAGTGGTCGAAACTTGGTTTGATGATAAACATAAAGAATTCTTTTATACAAGGGAACCACTAGCGCAATTGCTTGATCATGGCGATATATCAGAGCAGTTAGAAtttaaaagaaggaaaaggtgTAAAAGTTTTCAGTGGTATATGGAAAATGTTGCTTATGAtgttttcgataaatttcccGAATTACCACCTAATATTCACTGGGGAGag TTACGCAACATAGCGACAGGAATGTGTTTGGATACAATGAGTCATTCGCCTCCTAGTTTAATGGCTACTACTGATTGTCATGGATTTGGTAATAATcag ttaATTAGATTAAACGCAAAAGGTCAATTAGGTGTCGGAGAACGATGCATATCTGCTGATAGTCAAGGAGTGAAATTCGTATTTTGCCGGTTAGGGACTGTAGATGGTCCATGGCAATACGATGAG AAAACGAAGACGCTTTTACACAGAGTGCATAAGAAGTGCATGGCACTTCATCCTCAAACTCAACAGTTATCACTAATGCCATGTGATATCAATAATACGTATCAACAGTGGTCTTTCCATCAAATTCATCCAAAATGGTGA
- the Mrpl44 gene encoding mitochondrial ribosomal protein L44, whose amino-acid sequence MNRLQLCFQSLTNIKYVNYGVCRYIHRWVAPTQIEITRRKKRLPPQPEPKRSNFIEWNRNAEIYAFNQRLSEKFDTEKLNQAFIHKSYILDELKKQENMGIKDPKLDVQHNEEYIKKGREITSAVVKKYLNKSLPRLPEIGIMALHDYLMSQEMLATAALHIGTKDIILTSEHPVSEETLAQTFTALVGALAESVDIDHTSAFVRDFLIVGLASKDLTEIWCPTKPFEMLNDVISTEKKTPIEARLIGQAGKNTLLAAYHVGIYANKEYLGSGFGQTISEARDIAAINILAQMYGLYHTNQPLRFNEEINMSA is encoded by the exons atgaataggTTACAATTATGTTTCCAAAGTCTTACGAACATAAAGTATGTAAATTATGGAG TTTGCAGATATATTCATCGATGGGTTGCTCCAACTCAAATTGAAATAAcccgaagaaaaaaaaggttACCACCTCAACCTGAACCAAAACGTAGTAATTTTATTGAGTGGAATAGAAATGCAGAAATATATGCATTTAATCAAAGACTTtcagaaaaatttgatactgAAAAATTGAATCAAGCATTTATACATAAATCATATATCCTTGATGAACTAAAAAAGCAGGAAAATATGGGAATAAAGGATCCTAAATTAGATGTACAACATAAcgaagaatatattaaaaaagggagagaaatAACTTCAGCAGTTGTAaagaagtatttaaataaaagtttacCACGTCTTCCTGAAATTggtattat GGCACTTCATGACTATCTTATGTCTCAAGAGATGTTAGCTACTGCAGCTTTACATATTGGAACAAAAGACATTATTTTAACTAGT gaACATCCTGTGTCCGAAGAAACATTGGCACAAACGTTTACAGCACTTGTGGGAGCACTTGCTGAAAGCGTTGATATTGATCACACAAGTGCTTTCGTCCGAGATTTTTTAATAGTAGGATTAGCAAGCAAAGATCTAACTGAAATATGGTGCCCAACTAAACCATTCGAAATGTTAAATGATGTAATTTCTACAGAGAAGAAAACACCTATAGAAGCAAGACTTATTGGACAAGCTGGAAAAAATACACTTTTAGCTGCCTATCATGTTGGAATTTATGCAAACAAAGAATATTTAGGTTcag gTTTTGGACAAACCATTTCAGAAGCAAGAGATATAGCTGCTATTAACATATTAGCTCAGATGTATGGATTATACCACACAAATCAACCGCTACGatttaacgaagaaataaatatgtctGCTTGA
- the LOC139987633 gene encoding uncharacterized protein — MLIHCSLIDVNKGVLFKCVKQSILSLPTMANLATKTKTHYETLGLQPTATYNEIKSAYYKLTLKYHPDKNKSEFAKEMFNEISNAYDVLSKYETRKKYDRTQMITQDLQNLNNKRYEMFKTKDIQLYRNQFTNTFNFDEWVQQHYSDAFQKNILLKERQNMKDLENKYEVPNLLVALILFILVMIVILIRERVADMKYEDFKTEQKRRNK, encoded by the coding sequence ATGCTTATTCACTGTTCTTTGATAGATGTAAATAAAGGAGTTCTGTTTAAATGTGTAAAACAATCTATATTATCACTGCCTACAATGGCAAATCTAGCTACGAAGACTAAAACGCATTATGAGACGTTGGGATTGCAACCAACTGCAacttataatgaaataaagtCTGCATATTATAAATTGACATTAAAATATCATCCTGACAAGAATAAAAGTGAATTTGCAAAAGAAAtgtttaacgaaatttcaaatgcGTATGATGTACTTAGTAAATATGAAACACGCAAAAAATATGATAGAACTCAAATGATTACTCAGGATTTGCAGAATTTGaacaataaaagatatgagatgtttaaaacaaaagatattcAACTGTATAGAAATCAATTTAcgaatacttttaattttgatGAGTGGGTACAGCAACATTATAGTGATGCATTtcaaaagaatatattattaaaagaaagacaaaatatgaaagatctagaaaataaatacgaaGTTCCAAATTTACTTGTTGCATTAATTCTATTCATATTGGTGATGATAGTAATATTAATTCGTGAACGCGTAGCTGATATGAAATATGAGGATTTTAAAACTGAACAGAAGCGTAGAAATAAGTaa
- the Vps37b gene encoding vacuolar protein sorting 37B, with the protein MFKSNQEPDIPAALGLLSHLTNDELKELLNDDSKFEDIVKDVKQFKNLETEKELLMASNTSLAEFNLSKQPELQEGKQILKELSEKGSRLCMSVKEKLDEIKNKSGEMTADTALDLLQTAAAEIEEESETIAEKFLAGDMEVDEFLEQFLSRRKLMHLRKVKVDKLRELIRKSHTAVGPGYPIASNFRSLAPAIPYPAGPVSMPMPVPSGFPHFKPY; encoded by the exons atgtttaaatcaAATCAGGAACCAGACATACCTGCAGCACTAGGTCTGTTATCACATTTAACAAACGATGAACTGAAGGAATTATTAAATGATGAttcaaaatttgaagatattGTAAAAGATGTAAAGCAG TTTAAGAATTTAGAAActgaaaaagaattattaatggCAAGTAACACATCTCTGGCAGagtttaatttatcaaaacaACCAGAATTACAAGAGggtaaacaaatattaaaggAACTTAGCGAAAAGGGAAGTAGATTATGCATGagcgtaaaagaaaaattggatGAGATAA aaaataagtCTGGGGAAATGACTGCTGATACTGCATTAGATTTATTGCAAACAGCAGCAGCAGAAATTGAAGAAGAATCAGAA aCCATAGCTGAAAAATTTCTGGCTGGAGATATGGAAGTAGATGAATTTTtagaacaatttttatcaCGTCGAAAATTAATGCATCTACGTAAAGTTAAAGTAGATAAATTGAGAGAGTTAATAAGAAAATCACATACTGCTGTTGGTCCTGGATATCCAATAGCTAGTAATTTTAGAAGTCTAGCTCCTGCTATTCCTTATCCAGCTGGACCTGTTTCAATGCCAATGCCTGTACCATCTGGTTTTCCACATTTTAAACCATACTAA
- the LOC139987630 gene encoding WASH complex subunit 1 has product MPNRTEIGVIPDNLRHEETIVQIAEALDNLDSAVNYIFESIDKRLLQNGQRLSNVKNRATKLQDRLKYLQTNLNLKAVKMFSAARYPASHTYKEYELAIPPQCDDINKIPKVYKCSVPIRDIPETYLSSNCKTEDGQYVSNNNLQEKLQFYHVRSKSNKELYIDNNEVTFPFELSSINSLLFSSKDNPYKISTKQTSHKLNDKQQIEDAPDSIIQPWLSSEMDLSSSYLYTPTLGEVPQINVPLTLPDLPGIVDDEKFVLDFNSQSPIAPSSAVTTPTVRLDLPTPTSTIDEKDSSTKHDRTIPNLPGFADTDFSKDSTEPAPPPPPPPLIASDTSTSASSNSKTDSRSSLVSSSLDPSIPPPPPPPPPLPPPPPSPPPPPPESETTISESQTKDSDKKKIVKDLNKAIKPDVRSNLMEAIRNAGGIGRAKLRHTVPPEEKEGNRWSSASVGGDLIADLHAKLALRRKGIAGSGGSALERMSSLIPPPPKPSDAVASDRNSATSEYDSQPDTDDWDE; this is encoded by the exons ATGCCAAACCGAACTGAAAttg gtGTTATTCCTGATAATTTAAGGCACGAGGAAACCATAGTTCAAATAGCAGAAGCTCTCGACAATCTAGATTCTgctgttaattatatatttgaatcTATTGATAAAAGGCTGCTTCAAAATGGTCAAAG ATTgtcaaatgttaaaaataggGCTACAAAACTTCAagatcgattaaaatatttacaaactaaCTTAAATTTAAAAGCTGTAAAGATGTTTTCTGCTGCAAGGTATCCTGCTAGTCACACATACAAAGAATATGAATTGGCTATACCACCTCAGTGTGATGATATCAATAAGATACCAAAAGTTTACAAATGTTCTGTACCTATAAGAGATATTCCTGAAACATATCTATCTTCTAATTGTAAAACAGAAGATGGCCAATATGtatcaaataataatctgCAAGAAAAGCTACAATTTTATCATGTTCGATCTAAATCTAATAAAGAACTTTATATAGATAATAATGAAGTGACATTCCCTTTTGAATTATCTTCGATCAATTCTTTATTGTTCAGTAGTAAGGACAATCCATATAAGATATCTACTAAACAGACTTCCCACAAATTAAATGACAAACAGCAAATAGAAGATGCACCAGATTCAATTATACAGCCATGGTTATCATCAGAAATGGATTTATCTAGTAGTTATCTATATACACCAACCTTAGGAGAG GTGCCACAGATAAATGTGCCACTAACACTTCCGGACCTACCTGGAATTGTAGACGATGAAAAATTCGTTTTAGACTTTAATTCTCAAAGTCCCATTGCACCTTCCTCAGCAGTAACCACTCCTACCGTTCGACTTGATCTACCAACTCCAACATCAACAATAGACGAGAAGGATTCGAGTACAAAGCATGACCGAACTATTCCAAACTTACCTGGCTTTGCCGATACCGATTTCTCAAAAGATTCTACTGAGCCTGCTCCACCACCTCCTCCTCCGCCCTTGATCGCGTCAGACACATCGACTTCTGCTTCTTCGAACTCTAAGACTGATAGCCGTTCCTCATTAGTCTCATCGTCGTTAGATCCATCGATaccaccgccaccgccaccgccaccgccactACCACCACCACCTCCTTCTCCTCCACCGCCTCCACCTGAATCCGAAACAACCATTTCTGAATCTCAAACTAAAGATtcggataaaaagaaaattgtcaaGGATCTAAATAAAGCGATCAAACCGGACGTCAGATCGAATTTAATGGAAGCTATTCGCAATGCTGGCGGTATAGGAAGGGCGAAACTGAGACATACTGTACCAccagaggaaaaagaaggaaatcgTTGGTCCTCTGCATCCGTTGGAGGAGATTTAATAGCTGATTTGCACGCAAAATTAGCACTCAGAAGAAAGGGAATCGCTGGGTCCGGAGGTAGTGCCCTCGAAAGAATGTCCAGCTTGATTCCTCCTCCTCCTAAACCAAGCGATGCAGTTGCGTCAGATAGAAATTCGGCCACCAGCGAGTACGATTCTCAACCAGATACCGATGATTGGGACGAGTAA